The following coding sequences are from one Desulfosporosinus orientis DSM 765 window:
- the pstA gene encoding phosphate ABC transporter permease PstA → MKARRADRLASVFLWAGAFLIVALLIAFLGLILGRGLPYLSWEFFNGPDGVRGQLFNSFYILFMSLAFSLPIGLGAGIYMAEYAPKNKFTDLIRLSTESLASVPSIVFGLFGMIVFVNMFGLGFTILGGSATLALLNLPILVRVTEESLRAVPRSYREASLALGATMWQTLRKVVLPTALPGLITGVTLVAGRALGETAILIFTAGMNVSRKLFDVNPMAAGETLAVHLFAVKSNPLPGTNADQIADGTAALLIIMVIFFNLCLTLPSRWLQFRLLGKKRA, encoded by the coding sequence ATGAAAGCTCGTCGAGCAGATCGCCTTGCCAGTGTATTTCTTTGGGCGGGAGCCTTCCTCATTGTTGCTCTGTTAATCGCTTTTTTAGGTTTGATATTAGGACGAGGGCTTCCTTATTTATCTTGGGAATTCTTTAACGGACCTGATGGAGTGAGAGGGCAATTATTTAATTCCTTCTATATATTGTTTATGTCTTTGGCTTTTTCCCTGCCTATTGGTTTAGGGGCAGGAATTTATATGGCAGAATATGCGCCAAAGAATAAGTTTACAGATCTGATCCGTTTAAGCACAGAGAGTTTGGCCAGTGTACCATCCATCGTTTTTGGTCTCTTTGGCATGATTGTCTTTGTGAATATGTTTGGTTTAGGATTTACCATCTTAGGAGGATCAGCCACACTGGCTTTATTGAATTTACCGATTTTAGTCCGTGTTACGGAAGAATCCTTGCGGGCAGTGCCCCGTAGTTACAGGGAAGCCAGTTTAGCTTTAGGGGCTACCATGTGGCAAACCTTACGCAAAGTTGTTTTGCCTACCGCTTTGCCGGGCCTGATTACGGGAGTAACTCTCGTCGCCGGCAGGGCCTTGGGAGAAACTGCTATCTTGATTTTTACGGCAGGCATGAACGTATCCCGAAAACTCTTTGATGTGAATCCTATGGCAGCCGGAGAGACCTTAGCCGTTCATTTATTTGCAGTTAAATCTAATCCTTTGCCAGGCACCAATGCCGATCAAATTGCTGACGGTACAGCCGCTTTATTAATCATCATGGTTATCTTCTTCAACCTTTGTTTAACA
- a CDS encoding UDP-N-acetylglucosamine--LPS N-acetylglucosamine transferase, whose protein sequence is MKQLRILVFSAGFGNGHYKAAEAVIAAIKAKEPSAEITHLDFGDFLSKRFNAMAKNLYIEMIKHTPKLWGKFYDTTAKFHPDSRIQRFLKQLGRKEFLKFIQDLSPDMIVCTYPTVSSILAQLRSEQILQVPLVTVITDYTAHSHWIHPGVDRYMVACKEVKEILLSWGIREQSILVTGIPVNPKFELKTERVNLINKLGLNPDIPIFLLMGGDYGGVKTTKRICTKLSNSEVPIQSIVVCGKNSKLYKSLADVSGQSPNPMIRLGYVHNLEELMTVSNLIITKAGGLTVTEALKKQLPLLIYKAIPGQEEANAEFILRSGAGQTANSEKELMDFINYYLNNPRVIERMRVRAAVAVPSQSAEKTVNEMFELLLESQASRIS, encoded by the coding sequence TTGAAGCAGTTGAGGATTCTGGTTTTTTCTGCGGGATTTGGGAACGGACATTATAAAGCCGCAGAGGCGGTTATCGCAGCCATTAAAGCCAAAGAACCGTCGGCAGAGATTACTCATCTTGATTTTGGGGATTTTCTCAGTAAGCGTTTTAATGCTATGGCGAAGAACCTCTATATTGAGATGATTAAACATACTCCGAAACTTTGGGGTAAATTTTATGATACAACGGCTAAATTTCATCCCGACTCCAGGATTCAACGATTTTTAAAACAATTAGGGCGCAAAGAATTTCTTAAGTTTATTCAAGATCTTTCCCCGGATATGATTGTCTGTACTTATCCAACGGTCTCTTCTATACTAGCTCAGCTGAGATCGGAACAAATCCTGCAAGTTCCTCTGGTTACGGTGATAACCGATTATACAGCCCACAGCCATTGGATTCATCCGGGGGTTGATCGATACATGGTTGCTTGTAAGGAAGTAAAAGAGATTCTGTTGAGTTGGGGAATCCGGGAACAATCGATTCTGGTGACAGGGATTCCTGTCAATCCGAAGTTTGAACTGAAAACAGAACGTGTAAACCTAATTAACAAATTAGGCTTAAACCCGGATATACCCATATTTCTCCTTATGGGTGGTGATTATGGGGGAGTAAAAACCACCAAACGAATTTGCACAAAGTTGTCCAATTCTGAAGTACCCATTCAATCGATTGTTGTATGCGGTAAAAATAGTAAGCTGTATAAATCATTAGCTGATGTAAGCGGCCAATCACCCAATCCCATGATCCGTTTGGGATACGTTCATAATCTTGAAGAACTTATGACAGTTTCCAATTTGATAATTACCAAAGCAGGCGGGTTAACAGTCACAGAGGCTCTAAAAAAACAATTGCCTCTCCTAATATATAAAGCCATTCCAGGTCAGGAAGAAGCAAATGCTGAGTTTATTCTTCGTTCAGGGGCCGGGCAGACCGCTAACTCCGAAAAGGAGTTAATGGATTTTATAAACTACTATTTGAATAATCCGCGAGTCATCGAAAGAATGCGAGTAAGAGCAGCCGTTGCTGTACCGTCTCAGTCAGCGGAAAAAACAGTAAATGAAATGTTTGAACTGTTATTAGAAAGTCAAGCCAGCCGGATTTCTTAA
- a CDS encoding acyl-CoA thioesterase, with product MEGKTVKYSQVIMSNVMLPQHANPFGNVHGGEIMKLMDSAAGVAAQRHARTNVVTARVDKLEFHHPIHVGNVVTCYGKLTFVGNSSMEVSVTVTVEDTTKDEPAKTALTSYFTLVSIDDKGKSRQVPPLILENEEERTLFEEGRQRYLATKKARNNR from the coding sequence ATGGAGGGTAAAACTGTAAAGTATTCGCAAGTCATTATGTCGAATGTCATGTTACCGCAGCATGCTAATCCCTTTGGCAACGTCCATGGCGGTGAAATTATGAAATTGATGGACAGTGCCGCGGGTGTGGCTGCCCAGCGGCATGCCCGAACCAATGTCGTGACTGCCAGAGTGGACAAATTGGAATTTCATCACCCTATCCACGTTGGTAATGTGGTGACCTGTTACGGAAAATTGACCTTTGTAGGCAATAGTTCTATGGAGGTTTCCGTTACAGTGACTGTAGAAGATACTACAAAGGATGAACCGGCAAAGACTGCCTTAACCTCATATTTCACCCTTGTTTCCATAGATGACAAGGGAAAATCACGGCAAGTTCCGCCATTGATTCTGGAAAATGAAGAAGAACGCACTTTGTTTGAGGAAGGGCGGCAAAGGTATCTGGCGACTAAAAAAGCCAGAAATAATAGATAA
- a CDS encoding EAL domain-containing protein, translating into MFKSVDISQRKLYRLIREDKIVWVLYLDIVKFQEVEFRYGYKTCRLILDEIEREISQTMKKQRKHYLYSHFESRGGDDFVVYFIPGKTIPWNITEVSEYWIKPLEERFNRRIRKLVNEKISLRSGIAQCLNEPGRSPDYLLYAAVKEAFLLNKSEPDPNFFARRREIAKVIDEPDQHLKSAFQPIIDSGSGEVFGFEALARLPESKCFNNIADLFPFAEKIGQLYPIETICRRQAIAAFPAIAQDNERLFLNINPLVLIDPEFASGHTRKLLSERGLTPSDVVLEITERSAIEDYATFRDALDHYRNQGYLIALDDVGAGYSSLQSVAELHPDFLKIDRSLIKGVNADPIKWALLETFVTFSKRIGCRIIAEGVETTEEMRTVVQLGVDYIQGYFVARPSLQRGEINPDITGILNPKHRLKTLEQNSVLSMVEPLPLFTTHTLVNEVETYFREHPHQWLVGITEDSRVVGVMQRDKLFAALGTRYGVTLYLERTVSILMDTNPLIVEDTTPLEVVSSIAMQRSGSQIYDGIIVANQRKPIGMVSVANLIKTMAERQIQIARGANPLTGLPGNLRIDQEIRLYLDRKITFGLIYVDLNKFKYYNDRYGFQQGDEAIKMLSEVLVNASENFSEDTFVGHIGGDDFITISSPSNLERLAVDILKHFNESSQLITGTEHLSVALAGLVINAADQAWTPLLVSERAAQIKKEVKAMGGNSYLLR; encoded by the coding sequence ATGTTTAAGTCCGTGGATATAAGCCAACGAAAACTATACCGTTTAATTAGAGAGGACAAAATTGTCTGGGTATTATATCTTGATATCGTTAAATTTCAGGAGGTGGAATTTCGCTATGGTTATAAAACCTGCAGACTAATCTTAGACGAAATTGAGCGAGAAATAAGTCAAACTATGAAAAAACAACGCAAGCACTACCTGTATTCTCATTTTGAAAGTCGAGGCGGGGATGATTTCGTTGTTTATTTTATCCCGGGCAAGACGATCCCCTGGAACATAACGGAAGTCAGTGAATACTGGATTAAACCTTTGGAAGAACGATTTAATCGCAGAATAAGGAAATTGGTTAATGAAAAGATTAGCCTACGTTCAGGTATTGCTCAATGCCTTAACGAGCCTGGCCGGAGTCCGGATTATTTGCTGTATGCCGCAGTCAAAGAAGCTTTTCTCCTTAATAAATCCGAACCTGATCCTAATTTTTTTGCCCGACGCCGGGAAATTGCTAAAGTCATTGATGAACCTGACCAACACTTAAAATCCGCATTTCAACCCATTATTGATTCTGGCAGCGGTGAAGTCTTTGGTTTCGAAGCCTTGGCCCGTTTGCCGGAATCCAAATGTTTTAACAATATTGCTGACCTCTTCCCCTTTGCAGAAAAGATTGGTCAGCTTTATCCTATTGAAACTATTTGCCGGCGCCAGGCCATTGCTGCCTTTCCTGCAATTGCCCAAGATAATGAACGACTCTTCCTAAATATTAATCCTCTAGTTCTTATAGATCCTGAGTTTGCCTCAGGGCATACTAGAAAATTGCTTAGTGAAAGAGGTTTGACTCCTTCCGACGTCGTGCTGGAAATCACGGAACGCAGTGCCATTGAAGACTATGCCACCTTCCGGGATGCACTGGATCACTATCGAAATCAAGGCTACCTCATTGCCCTGGATGACGTAGGTGCTGGTTATTCCTCTCTGCAGTCTGTTGCCGAACTGCACCCGGATTTCCTTAAGATTGACCGCTCTTTAATTAAAGGAGTCAATGCCGACCCTATTAAATGGGCTTTGCTGGAAACCTTTGTGACCTTTTCCAAGCGGATCGGCTGCCGCATCATCGCCGAAGGGGTTGAAACCACTGAGGAAATGCGCACTGTTGTACAATTAGGTGTAGATTACATACAGGGATACTTTGTAGCGAGACCATCCCTCCAACGAGGGGAGATTAACCCGGACATCACGGGCATACTAAATCCTAAACATCGTCTGAAAACTCTAGAACAAAATTCCGTCCTGTCCATGGTTGAACCTTTGCCGCTTTTCACGACTCATACCCTGGTTAATGAAGTCGAGACCTATTTTCGCGAACACCCTCATCAATGGCTGGTGGGAATAACCGAAGACTCTCGCGTAGTTGGGGTCATGCAGCGGGACAAGCTTTTTGCTGCTCTCGGCACACGCTACGGAGTCACACTCTATCTGGAACGCACAGTTTCAATCCTAATGGATACCAATCCCTTAATTGTAGAAGACACCACTCCTTTAGAAGTGGTGTCAAGTATTGCTATGCAGCGTTCCGGTTCCCAAATCTACGATGGCATCATAGTGGCTAATCAGCGCAAACCCATCGGGATGGTTTCCGTTGCCAATTTGATTAAGACAATGGCTGAACGCCAAATCCAAATAGCGCGAGGAGCCAACCCGCTCACAGGTTTACCCGGCAATTTGCGTATTGACCAAGAAATCCGGCTGTATCTCGATCGAAAAATAACCTTTGGCCTCATTTATGTGGATCTAAATAAATTTAAATATTATAACGATCGCTATGGTTTTCAGCAGGGAGACGAAGCTATCAAAATGTTAAGTGAGGTCTTGGTCAATGCTTCCGAAAACTTTTCTGAAGATACCTTTGTAGGACATATTGGCGGTGATGACTTTATTACTATTTCCTCACCTTCTAATTTAGAAAGGTTAGCTGTTGACATACTCAAACATTTTAATGAGTCTTCCCAACTAATAACCGGGACCGAACACCTCAGCGTTGCTTTAGCTGGCCTGGTCATAAACGCCGCCGACCAAGCTTGGACACCCTTACTCGTATCTGAACGGGCCGCCCAAATTAAGAAAGAAGTAAAGGCTATGGGAGGTAACTCATATTTACTGAGATAG
- a CDS encoding zinc dependent phospholipase C family protein, which yields MNERIIGQTLGKMTKLILASAGPLQYFLDSPGATHVQCLNQAYKVLQSDGKGEAARFFHNHHAMLTKGLYWADRGWKNVNHFYIHPEKQGIMGWPGAVTECQSYFNKALSLFPKDADKGMFFLGAALHLVQDVCVPHHALGAVFDGHKEFETWATQNCEAFKAKRGLYLSFSHPAQWIEHNARYSGPLYPLVSLKHNSTEKSYRRASELLIPLTIATSAGFLDLIHNRIKDERKG from the coding sequence ATGAATGAAAGGATTATTGGTCAGACACTTGGTAAAATGACAAAGTTAATTCTTGCTTCCGCCGGTCCCTTGCAATATTTTCTTGATTCCCCTGGCGCTACTCATGTTCAGTGTCTGAACCAAGCCTATAAGGTTTTACAAAGTGACGGCAAAGGGGAAGCAGCTCGATTTTTTCATAACCATCATGCCATGCTGACGAAAGGCTTATATTGGGCGGATCGCGGCTGGAAAAATGTCAATCATTTTTACATCCATCCTGAAAAGCAAGGAATCATGGGTTGGCCGGGTGCGGTGACAGAGTGCCAATCCTACTTCAATAAAGCTTTGTCATTATTCCCCAAGGACGCTGATAAAGGAATGTTTTTCTTAGGGGCGGCTTTGCATTTAGTTCAGGATGTTTGTGTCCCTCATCATGCTCTGGGAGCTGTCTTTGACGGGCATAAAGAATTTGAAACTTGGGCCACTCAAAACTGTGAAGCCTTCAAGGCAAAACGTGGTTTGTATTTGTCCTTTTCTCACCCGGCCCAGTGGATTGAGCATAACGCCCGTTATTCAGGACCTTTATATCCCCTAGTTTCTTTAAAACATAACAGCACTGAAAAAAGTTACAGAAGGGCATCGGAATTATTAATTCCCTTGACCATCGCTACTTCTGCAGGATTTTTGGATCTTATTCATAACCGCATCAAAGATGAGAGGAAGGGATAG
- a CDS encoding alpha/beta hydrolase: MNKEIIRGLNGYNIPGLNNLPRGEKMAVIISHGFGSSKESPTALAIAAALPEYGIGTYSFDFPAHGESPVDGKELRIGNCLNDLAAVEAHVRKLRPNTEIAYFSSSFGAYINLVYLATRRHEGKKSFLRCAAVDMPGLFRKEISQEKYSQLRKQGYIFLDLGFVQPLKITREFDDDLQANDLFKLCRPDMGEIAMIHGDADETASVVDARRFATLFGARLTEIKGADHRIMIPGGRKQVIDAAVYFFKGD; encoded by the coding sequence ATGAATAAGGAAATCATCCGAGGATTAAACGGTTACAATATACCTGGCCTGAACAATTTACCCAGGGGAGAGAAGATGGCTGTCATTATCAGCCATGGTTTTGGGAGCAGCAAGGAAAGTCCAACGGCCCTGGCCATTGCAGCGGCGCTGCCAGAATACGGCATAGGAACCTATAGCTTTGATTTTCCCGCCCACGGCGAGAGTCCGGTGGACGGCAAAGAGCTTAGAATAGGCAACTGTTTGAATGATCTTGCCGCGGTGGAAGCTCATGTGCGCAAACTCAGACCCAATACAGAGATTGCCTACTTCTCATCGAGCTTTGGTGCATACATTAATCTGGTCTATTTAGCAACACGCAGACATGAGGGAAAGAAATCCTTCTTGCGCTGTGCAGCAGTGGATATGCCGGGATTGTTCAGGAAGGAAATTTCTCAGGAGAAGTATTCACAGCTTCGCAAGCAAGGCTATATTTTCCTGGATCTTGGCTTTGTTCAGCCGTTAAAGATCACGAGGGAATTTGATGACGACCTTCAGGCAAATGACCTCTTCAAACTCTGCCGGCCAGATATGGGGGAGATCGCGATGATCCACGGTGACGCTGACGAGACTGCCTCAGTAGTGGATGCCCGGCGTTTTGCCACGCTATTCGGAGCAAGATTGACTGAGATCAAAGGTGCAGACCACCGCATTATGATTCCTGGCGGAAGGAAGCAGGTAATTGATGCTGCAGTCTACTTTTTCAAGGGTGACTAA
- a CDS encoding nucleotide pyrophosphohydrolase, translating into MNELIQKVVKFRDLRNWKQYHNPKDLAISLSIEASELLENFQWKTSEESVSNNYARIQDELADVLIYALLLSNELKIDPQQAIIEKMKKNGEKYPVEKAYGSNKKYNEL; encoded by the coding sequence ATGAATGAGTTAATTCAGAAGGTTGTTAAGTTTAGAGATTTGCGAAATTGGAAGCAGTACCACAATCCTAAGGATTTGGCCATATCCTTAAGCATAGAAGCTAGTGAGTTATTAGAAAATTTTCAATGGAAAACCAGTGAGGAGAGCGTCAGTAACAATTATGCAAGAATTCAAGATGAATTGGCAGATGTGTTAATTTATGCTTTGCTGCTCTCAAATGAATTAAAGATTGATCCTCAACAAGCAATTATCGAAAAGATGAAAAAGAACGGAGAAAAGTATCCTGTGGAAAAAGCATATGGGTCGAATAAAAAATACAATGAACTTTAG
- the pstC gene encoding phosphate ABC transporter permease subunit PstC, with the protein MPHHKSKVYYNDRISKYLFISSAVLVSLIILCIIWFVGMQGLSMFKEASVLDFFTSSKWSPDSGQYGALTFVVGSIGTTLIAILLGGPLGLAGAVFLAEIAPPWIRKIMRPATDLFAGIPSVVYGYVGITVVVGFTRDITKSATGYGMLAAGIVLAVMILPTVISLSEDALRSLPKTYKEASLALGATRWQTIRRVLVPAASPGILTALILAMARAIGETMAVQMVIGNSPRFPDSLGSPTSTLTSNIVMEMGNTPYGSTWNNGLFMMAFLLLIIALIMIILVRTASRKGAVR; encoded by the coding sequence TTGCCTCACCATAAATCAAAGGTCTATTATAACGATCGCATATCAAAATACTTATTTATTAGCAGCGCAGTATTAGTCTCCTTAATCATCCTCTGTATCATTTGGTTCGTAGGCATGCAAGGTCTTTCCATGTTTAAAGAAGCAAGTGTCTTAGACTTTTTTACGAGCAGTAAATGGAGTCCGGATTCCGGTCAGTATGGCGCTCTGACCTTTGTAGTCGGCTCCATCGGAACTACTCTTATCGCCATTCTTTTAGGAGGACCTTTGGGATTGGCTGGAGCTGTTTTTCTGGCCGAGATTGCCCCACCCTGGATACGAAAGATTATGCGTCCTGCCACGGATCTTTTTGCTGGGATTCCCTCGGTAGTCTATGGTTATGTGGGTATTACCGTCGTCGTAGGTTTTACCCGGGATATTACCAAATCCGCCACAGGGTACGGGATGCTTGCTGCAGGTATTGTCTTAGCTGTTATGATTTTGCCCACCGTGATCAGTCTTTCTGAAGATGCTTTGCGCTCCTTGCCGAAAACCTACAAAGAAGCTTCCCTAGCCTTAGGAGCTACGCGCTGGCAAACCATTCGCAGAGTTCTTGTCCCGGCGGCATCTCCGGGGATTTTAACAGCGCTGATTCTCGCTATGGCCAGAGCCATAGGAGAGACTATGGCTGTCCAGATGGTCATCGGTAATTCCCCTCGTTTTCCTGATTCTTTAGGAAGCCCTACATCTACGCTCACAAGCAATATTGTCATGGAAATGGGCAATACCCCTTATGGTTCAACTTGGAATAACGGCTTATTTATGATGGCTTTTCTTCTCTTAATAATTGCTCTGATTATGATTATTCTTGTCCGCACAGCTTCACGAAAGGGGGCAGTCCGATGA
- a CDS encoding phosphate ABC transporter substrate-binding protein: MFRSKSKIALVSTALIALLVLSGCGKTAEQTPEASSNNSNTATTIDKKTISSAGSTALQPLVKLAANEFMAKNDGVQVNLSGGGSMTGLNNVASGSIEIGNSDVITPDELKSAGLVDHQVCVAPFLLIVNKDVTIDNITKAQAADIFTGKITNWKDVGGQDEKISIIGRAASSGTRLNVEKIVMDGQKMTDAAAAQDSTGNLLTGVANTPGAIGYIDAAYLKDTVKALKFNGVAFSPEAVMNGDYPIYSYEHMYTKGEATGTVKLFLDYIMSNEFQDKFVEQTGFIPVSKMKK; the protein is encoded by the coding sequence TTGTTTAGATCGAAATCCAAAATTGCTCTTGTCAGCACCGCTCTTATTGCTTTATTAGTTCTTTCCGGATGCGGAAAAACCGCTGAACAAACTCCAGAAGCTTCATCCAATAATTCAAACACCGCTACAACTATTGACAAGAAAACCATTTCTTCTGCCGGTTCAACAGCTCTCCAACCTCTGGTCAAATTAGCTGCTAATGAGTTTATGGCAAAAAATGACGGCGTTCAAGTAAACCTGAGCGGCGGCGGTTCTATGACAGGCTTAAACAATGTTGCCAGCGGTTCCATTGAGATCGGCAATTCAGACGTTATTACTCCTGATGAACTAAAAAGTGCAGGATTGGTTGACCATCAAGTATGCGTTGCTCCTTTCTTGCTGATTGTTAACAAGGACGTAACCATTGATAACATAACCAAAGCTCAGGCAGCTGATATCTTTACCGGAAAAATAACCAACTGGAAAGATGTGGGGGGTCAAGACGAAAAAATATCCATTATTGGACGTGCAGCATCTTCCGGAACCCGTTTAAATGTTGAAAAGATTGTTATGGACGGTCAAAAGATGACAGATGCAGCAGCAGCTCAAGATTCTACAGGCAACTTACTCACCGGCGTCGCTAATACCCCGGGAGCTATCGGCTATATTGATGCTGCTTACCTAAAAGACACTGTTAAAGCCTTAAAATTCAATGGCGTAGCCTTTTCACCGGAAGCCGTGATGAATGGTGATTATCCTATCTATTCCTATGAACACATGTATACCAAAGGTGAAGCTACCGGAACTGTTAAGCTCTTCTTGGATTACATCATGAGCAACGAATTCCAAGATAAGTTTGTTGAGCAAACCGGTTTTATCCCCGTTAGCAAAATGAAGAAGTAA
- a CDS encoding response regulator transcription factor: MANILVIVDELKLQKDLRISLEREGFLVTSASGGEQGVEIAKKEKPDLIILDLALPLLNGFDVTKTLRAHKDTEAIPIILLSSSSDVTDRIVALELGADDYLTKPFSPRELAARIKARLREVHRKMETKDNLLRWGDLVIMKESYTVSLADQPLNLTVKEFELLVLFVSNPYQVFSREYLIQKVWGSLSSSGTRALDVHISHLRNKLKPLGPVLDSVRGVGYTFTHRHKN, encoded by the coding sequence ATGGCCAATATTTTAGTTATAGTAGACGAACTTAAGCTCCAAAAAGACTTAAGGATAAGTTTAGAAAGAGAAGGTTTTCTAGTTACTTCTGCTTCCGGCGGAGAACAAGGGGTTGAAATAGCTAAGAAAGAAAAACCTGATCTGATTATCCTCGATCTAGCGTTACCTCTGCTGAATGGATTTGATGTTACGAAAACACTGCGCGCTCACAAAGATACTGAAGCTATCCCAATTATACTACTAAGTTCCAGCAGTGATGTTACAGACAGAATTGTCGCCTTGGAACTTGGCGCTGATGATTATTTAACCAAACCCTTTAGTCCCAGAGAATTGGCCGCAAGAATCAAAGCTCGCTTAAGAGAGGTTCATCGAAAAATGGAAACGAAGGATAATCTTCTGCGCTGGGGCGATTTAGTGATCATGAAGGAAAGCTATACGGTTAGCTTAGCCGATCAGCCATTGAATTTAACCGTCAAAGAGTTTGAACTCCTGGTTCTTTTCGTATCGAATCCATACCAAGTTTTTAGTAGAGAATATCTGATCCAAAAGGTCTGGGGCAGCCTTTCCAGTTCAGGTACCAGAGCGCTGGATGTCCATATCAGTCATCTGCGGAATAAACTGAAACCGTTAGGTCCGGTCCTGGATTCAGTCCGCGGAGTGGGTTACACCTTTACACACAGGCATAAAAATTGA
- a CDS encoding methyl-accepting chemotaxis protein, with protein MKRLNLKWFTNWKTFYKINALVLVMVIFMLGLSYMGYYYYRQAKVAMNEVYDNSLMAVKLINEANANVRMIRSVNIELLLAPLDSAQKQNLLIQTSVLMGLINESLDNYTPLAKEPFEISKLAQVREDLKNYDTEWQQVILLMNQNDHAGAYSRYSMNITPIIDDINTLFPQLVEFSTQKAKSTIVRENLNFENAEIMLFGFPITAAVLASVLGALVARAMSKPLQKMLVSVRELAAGNLKVEQISLQSKDEIGQLAEAFNQMILSLAALISRVSVSSQEVNSSAHQLHAITKQGSIASGHIAAAVTEVAAGTEKQAASVSETVSAIEQINANIQMVAESSQRVTALTAKTALTTEEGQGSLTQAMEQMNNINTSTQTVKNAINMLADSSEQIAGIARSISGITDQTNLLALNAAIEAARAGEHGRGFSVVADEVRKLAEKAKAATAEITALVVVNQENIAHAVMAMNQEEAHVSTGIDAVNKVGYGLNDILISISEVSAQVATIAASIQQMAGGSHQIVAGVQEIGAVSQGTAEQAANAYSEIEEFTASIDEIYLSCQSLTNLAANLQAGISHFRI; from the coding sequence ATGAAGAGGCTGAACCTCAAATGGTTTACCAACTGGAAAACCTTCTATAAGATAAACGCCTTAGTCCTGGTCATGGTTATTTTTATGCTTGGCTTGAGTTATATGGGATACTATTATTATCGTCAAGCCAAGGTAGCCATGAATGAAGTCTATGATAACTCCTTAATGGCAGTGAAGTTAATTAATGAAGCTAATGCCAATGTTCGCATGATCCGAAGTGTCAATATTGAACTATTATTAGCCCCTCTGGACTCGGCTCAAAAGCAGAACCTGCTTATTCAGACATCTGTATTAATGGGCTTGATTAATGAATCCTTAGATAATTACACCCCTCTGGCCAAAGAGCCCTTTGAAATTTCCAAGCTGGCTCAAGTACGAGAGGATTTAAAAAACTACGACACGGAATGGCAGCAGGTTATTCTTCTCATGAATCAAAATGATCACGCCGGAGCCTATAGCCGCTATTCTATGAACATAACCCCAATCATTGATGACATAAATACGTTGTTTCCCCAACTGGTAGAATTCAGTACTCAGAAAGCCAAGAGTACCATTGTTCGGGAAAACCTTAATTTCGAAAATGCAGAAATAATGTTATTTGGCTTCCCCATCACCGCTGCTGTCCTTGCCTCTGTCCTTGGCGCCTTAGTAGCACGAGCTATGTCCAAACCCTTGCAAAAGATGCTGGTCAGTGTTCGAGAACTAGCTGCAGGTAATCTTAAAGTAGAGCAGATCAGCCTTCAATCCAAAGATGAGATTGGACAACTGGCTGAGGCTTTTAATCAGATGATCCTTAGTCTTGCTGCTTTAATCAGCAGAGTTTCAGTTTCTTCTCAAGAAGTCAATTCCTCTGCTCATCAACTCCATGCCATTACCAAACAAGGTTCCATTGCCTCCGGGCATATTGCTGCAGCTGTTACAGAAGTTGCCGCAGGTACAGAAAAACAAGCTGCCTCTGTCAGCGAAACTGTGTCAGCCATAGAGCAAATTAATGCCAATATTCAAATGGTCGCAGAATCGAGCCAGCGTGTTACTGCACTTACAGCCAAAACCGCTCTGACTACAGAAGAGGGGCAAGGTTCTCTGACTCAAGCTATGGAACAAATGAACAATATCAATACCAGCACTCAAACCGTAAAAAATGCCATTAATATGTTAGCTGACAGTTCTGAGCAAATAGCGGGCATCGCTCGTTCTATTAGCGGTATTACGGATCAAACCAACCTCCTAGCCTTAAACGCAGCTATCGAAGCTGCACGAGCCGGCGAACACGGACGTGGTTTCTCCGTTGTTGCTGATGAAGTGCGCAAACTGGCTGAAAAGGCAAAGGCCGCCACAGCGGAAATCACAGCTTTGGTGGTCGTTAATCAAGAAAATATTGCTCATGCTGTCATGGCTATGAACCAAGAAGAAGCTCATGTTAGTACCGGAATCGATGCGGTCAACAAAGTAGGTTACGGCCTTAATGACATTTTAATCAGCATAAGCGAAGTCTCAGCACAAGTGGCCACTATCGCAGCCTCCATTCAGCAAATGGCAGGGGGCAGCCACCAAATTGTTGCCGGTGTTCAAGAAATTGGCGCCGTAAGTCAGGGTACTGCTGAGCAAGCAGCCAACGCTTATTCAGAAATTGAGGAATTTACCGCCTCTATTGATGAGATATACCTTTCCTGTCAGAGCCTGACCAACTTAGCTGCCAACTTACAAGCCGGGATCAGTCATTTCAGAATCTAA